Below is a genomic region from Billgrantia tianxiuensis.
CAGCTGGCGGCCGGGGTGGCCCATGAGATCGGCAACCCGGTGACCGGCATCTCGTCACTGGCGCAGAACCTGCGCTACGACACCGACGATCCCGAAGTGCTGGAGACGGCACGCCAGATCCAGCAGCTCACCGACCGTATCTCGCGCATTGTCAGCTCGCTGGTCGGCTTCGCTCACGGCGGCCGCCACGTCAAGGGCACCACGCTGGCCCCGGTCTCCATCGCCACCATCGCCGACGAGGCACTGCACTTGATCCAGTTGGCACGCTCGGGCGAGGATGTCCATTACCACAACCGCTGCTCCGCCGACTTGACGGTTCTCGGCGACGCTCAACGTTTGCAGCAGGTCATGATCAATCTGCTGACCAACGCGCGCGATGCCAGCGAACCGGGCGGGCTGGTGGTGATCGATGCCGTGCCCGAAGGCAGCATGCTGAAGGTCACCGTGACTGACGAAGGGCATGGCCTCGACGACCGGGTTCGCGAGCACCTCTTCGAGCCTTTTACCACCACCAAGCCACCGGGAGAGGGCACCGGACTTGGGCTGCCGCTGGTCTACAGCATCGTGGCCGAGCATCATGGCAGGATCGAGATCGAATCACCGCCCCCAGGACAGCAGCGCGGTACTCGCATCTGTCTATGGCTGCCCACCGAACGAGAGGATGGTGAACATACCGATGAGCCGGATTCTGATCGTTGAAGACGAAGCTATCATCCGCACTGCGCTACGCCGGCTGCTGGAGCGCCACGGCTACGCGGTCAGCGAGGCCGGCTGTGTGGATGAGGCGCTCGCGCTGGAGCCGCGCAGCTTCGACCTGGTAATCAGCGATCTGCGCCTGCCCGGCGAGCCCGGCACCGACCTGATCGAACAGGCCGCACCAGTGCCGGTGCTGATCATGACCAGCTATGCCAGCATGCGCTCGGCGGTCGAATCGCTGAAGCAGGGCGCCGTCGACTACGTGGCCAAGCCCTTCGACCATGACGAGCTGCTGGAAACCGTGTCGCGCGTCTTGCATCAGCAATCGTCGCATCGCGCCGCACCGCCTGATATCACCGATGCCGGGGGCTCGCGCCAACAGATGATCGGTGAGTGCGCGGCCATGCAGGCGGTCTACACCCGCATTCGCAAGACGGCGCCTGCCGACGTCACCGTACTGATCCAGGGTGAGTCGGGTACCGGCAAGGAACTAGTGGCCCGCGCCATTCATCAGCAGAGCCAGCGCACCCATGCGCCCCTCATCTGCGTCAACTGCGCGGCCATTCCCGAGACGCTGATCGAATCGGAGCTGTTCGGCCATGAGAAGGGCGCCTTCACTGGCGCCAGCGCCGCCCGCACCGGCCTGGTCGAAGCCGCCGATGGCGGCACCCTGTTTCTCGATGAGATCGGCGAGCTGCCGCTGGATGCCCAGGCACGTCTGCTGCGGGTACTTCAGGAGGGCGAGATCCGCCGCATCGGCTCAGTGGAAACGCGCCATGTCGACGTGCGCCTGATCGCCGCCACGCACCGTGACCTGCGAGCACTCTCCAAGACCGGTGAGTTCCGCCTCGACCTCTACTACCGGCTCAACGTGATGCAGATCGACCTGCCGCCGCTGCGCGAGCGCGAGGACGACGTTCTGCGGATCGCCGAAGTGCTGTTGGAAAAGGCCTGCAAGCGTCACCACCGCGAGGGGCTACGCCTATCGCGCGCGGCGCGGCGTGAAATTCGCGATTACCCCTGGCCCGGCAATGTGCGCGAGCTAGAGAACGCCCTGGAACGTGGCGTTATCCTCGCCGAAGGCCACCTGATCCACCCGGATGACCTAGGGCTGTCAGGCAGCCCGGCATCACAGCCCCGTGGAACGACCGAACCACGACCGATGCCCGCCAATCCGGCGGTGGAAGACGAGGAGAATGCCGAGGAGGACCTCTCGCTGGAGGATTATTTCCAGCATTTCGTGCTGGAACACCAGGACCACATGAGCGAGACCGAGCTCGCCCAGAAGCTGGGAATCAGCCGTAAGTGCCTCTGGGAACGACGCCAGCGACTGGGCATTCCGCGCAAGAAGCAGGCGCGACGCAGCAGCGCCTGACCTATCGGGCACGCTCTCTACAGCTCTCTCTACGACTAACGTTCAAGCGCCTTCGACTGGTTCACCGAAGGCGCTTTTTCTTGCCCGGCCGGACCGCCATGCACCAGGTGTTACCTTCCCACCCAGAATTTGCCCCGACATGGCGCAACAGGGGTAACACATCTGCCATGCAGAGCCAGGCCACCTCGGAGACGAACTCATAACCCACTGTTCTTAATACACAAAAAACGACGTTGGCATGTGCCGTGCAACATACAAGACAAGAAAAACAACATCCGGCTGCCACCCGAGCCAACAAGAACAACAAGGCATCATGGGAGGCAGAGCCTGCGCCAACAAAAACAACGGCAGGCTGAAAGAGACGCGGCCAGGGGCAATAACAACAACATGCCTCGGAGAAGCCGCTCTTCGCTTTGCCCAACAACAACAAGACCCGAGCGAAGCACCGGATCCATCAGGACGCGACGCGCCAACCCCGGCCCACAACAAAAACAATGGCCGCAAGCGCGCACCTTCGGCAACAACATCAACAAGCCGAAGGCAGGCATATCATCCATGCCGTCGTGGTTGGATTATTGTTTTGAATACGAGGCGGTCGCAACCAGGAACGTCAACAATCACAACAACACTGTTTACCTGTGACTCTTGGTGACTGTGGTGCGTATTCAAGGCGATGCGCCATCACGAAGAAGAAGCAGCCGCAAGGACGCAGCACCGTTTAGCTTGTCAGAGGAGGCCTAACGGCCTCCTCTTTTGCTATGCCCGCTCCAACGATGTGCTTGCGGTGAATCCGCCCGGCGCTTTGCAAGGTGTCGGTGGTCGGCTACACTCTACAACTTTCGCACACTGCGAGTCGAAATCGCCGCATGTTCAAAGGATTTACCCGCTTTCTACAGAGCCCTGGTGCACATTTCAGGACACTCTTCGGCCCTCAGGATGCTTCCGGGGGCAGTCTGGCCCTCGAATCATCCCCCGCGATCAGCATCCCGTTTCGCGCCAGCATTTCAGCGAGCCGGCACTGAAGGTACTCTATCGCCTGCACAATGCCGGATTCGAAGCCTATCTGGTCGGTGGCTGCATTCGCGACTCGCTGCTCGGCAAGATGCCCAAGGATTTCGACGTCGCTACTGATGCAACGCCGGAGCAGGTGCGCGAGCTGTTCCGCAATTCACGCATCATTGGCCGACGCTTTCGCATCGTTCACGTTCGCTTCGGTCGCGAGGTGATCGAGGTCACCACCTTTCGCGGCACTCACGGCGACGACCATGGCGACCATATCGCGCAGCAATCGGAGCATGGCCTGCTGCTGCGCGACAACGTCTGGGGCAATATTCAGGAAGACGCCATTCGCCGCGACTTCACCGTCAACGCGATCTACTACAGCATCGCCGACTTCTCGATCCACGACTTTGCCGAGGGCATGCGCGACATCGAAACGCGCACCCTGCGCCTGATCGGCGACCCGGCCGTGCGCTATCGCGAAGACCCGGTGCGCATGCTGCGTGCAGTTCGCTTCGCCGCCAAGCTGGACTTCCATATCGCGCCCGGCTCGGAAGCACCGATCAAGGAGCTGGCGCCACTGCTGCTGCAGATTCCTCCGGCGCGGCTGTTCGACGAGGTGCTCAAGCTGTTCATGGCCGGGCATGGTGTCGAAACCTTCCGTCTGCTGCGCCATTACGGCCTGTTCGCCATGCTGTTTCCTGAAACCGAGGAAATCATGGCCGAGCTGCCTTGGGCCGCCCCGCTCATCGAGCAGGCCCTGGCCAGTACTGACAAGCGTATCCACGAAGAACGCCCGGTGACCCCGGCCTTTCTCTTCGCCGCCCTGCTGTGGGGGCCCGTACAGCGCCGTCAGACCGCTCTGGAAGCCGAAGGCACGCCGCCCATCCCGGCGCTGCAGCTTGCCTCGCAGCAGGTCTTGTCGCGCCAGTTGCAGCATATCTCGATTCCCAAACGCTTCAGCATGCCGATGCGCGACATCTGGGACCTTCAGCAGCGCCTGCCCCAGCGTCGCGGCAAGCGCGCACCGCAAACTCGTGAGCATCCGCGCTTTCGAGCCGCCTATGACTTCCTGCTCCTGCGTGAGGCCGCGGGTGAGATCGAGCCTGGCCTCGGCGAATGGTGGACCGCTTATCAGGAAGGCGACGAGCACGAACAGCGGCGCCTGCTCGAGAAAGCCGGCGGCGAAGGCGATCCAGGCGGAAAGACGCGCCGTCGGCGTCCACGCAAACGGCGTCGGCGCAGCTCACCCGGCAACTCATGACGCCGTTCATCGATGTTTACGTCGGGCTTGGCAGTAACCTCGACGACCCGGTCGACCAGGTCCGCCGCGCACTCGACGAACTCGGCACACTGCCACTGACCCGATGCCTTGCCGCATCACGGCTCTACGTCAGTCGTCCAGTTGGCCCCCAGGACCAACCGGATTTCATCAACGCCGTCGCCCACCTGCGAACGCGACTCTCCGCTCTCGCCCTGCTTGATCAGTTGCAGGCACTGGAACAACGTCATCGCCGAATTCGCCAGCGCCACTGGGGTCCCCGCACCCTCGACCTCGACCTGCTACTGTACGGTGATGACACGCTGTCGCTGCCGCGGCTGCGCGTGCCGCATCCGGAAATGACGGCACGTGACTTCGTTCTACTGCCGCTCGTCGAGCTGGCACCGCAGCTGCGGTTGCCGGATGGACGTCGTATCGCCGAGCTGGCGGGAACCCACTCTGCAGCAGGCGAGGTCAAAGTGTTACCTTGCAGGAGCAACTGAGGCGCAAGGTGTTACCGGTCGACACGACTGCCGCATTCTGGTAACAATCACGCGCAGCACTGGACGCCGTGCCCCGGCTCAGGCGCCCTGAAACACAACGAGAGCACGCCATGAAAACCGTCACGCTAAGCACGCTGCAGGCCTACAAGCGCGCAGGTGAAACCTTCAGCTGCCTGACCGCTTACGACGCTTCTTTCGCGCGTACCGCCGCTGATGCCGGCATCGAGGTACTGTTGGTCGGCGATTCCCTCGGCATGGTGCTGCAGGGGCATGCCAGCACCCTGCCGGTCACCATCGACGAGATCGCCTATCACACCCGCTGTGTGGCACGTGCCAAGGGTCCCAGCCTGCTGATGGCCGACCTGCCGTTCATGAGCAATGCCACCACCGAACGCCTGCTGCAAGACGCCGCCGTGCTGATGCGCGCCGGCGCCGAGATCGTCAAGGTCGAGGGCGAGGCATGGATGGCCGAGGGCATTCGTGAGCTGACCCGCCGCGGCGTGCCGGTGTGCGCCCACCTGGGACTGACGCCGCAGACGGTCTACCAGCTTGGCGGCTACAAGGTGCAGGGCCGCGACGCCGAACGTGCCGCCCAGATCTT
It encodes:
- the folK gene encoding 2-amino-4-hydroxy-6-hydroxymethyldihydropteridine diphosphokinase, coding for MTPFIDVYVGLGSNLDDPVDQVRRALDELGTLPLTRCLAASRLYVSRPVGPQDQPDFINAVAHLRTRLSALALLDQLQALEQRHRRIRQRHWGPRTLDLDLLLYGDDTLSLPRLRVPHPEMTARDFVLLPLVELAPQLRLPDGRRIAELAGTHSAAGEVKVLPCRSN
- the panB gene encoding 3-methyl-2-oxobutanoate hydroxymethyltransferase, yielding MKTVTLSTLQAYKRAGETFSCLTAYDASFARTAADAGIEVLLVGDSLGMVLQGHASTLPVTIDEIAYHTRCVARAKGPSLLMADLPFMSNATTERLLQDAAVLMRAGAEIVKVEGEAWMAEGIRELTRRGVPVCAHLGLTPQTVYQLGGYKVQGRDAERAAQILEDARTLVEAGASVILLECVPASLGRAITEALEVPVIGIGAGPDTDGQILVMHDVLGVTHGRTPRFVKNFMAEADDIAGAFRRYHEEVKARRFPAEEHCF
- a CDS encoding sigma-54-dependent transcriptional regulator, whose protein sequence is MSRILIVEDEAIIRTALRRLLERHGYAVSEAGCVDEALALEPRSFDLVISDLRLPGEPGTDLIEQAAPVPVLIMTSYASMRSAVESLKQGAVDYVAKPFDHDELLETVSRVLHQQSSHRAAPPDITDAGGSRQQMIGECAAMQAVYTRIRKTAPADVTVLIQGESGTGKELVARAIHQQSQRTHAPLICVNCAAIPETLIESELFGHEKGAFTGASAARTGLVEAADGGTLFLDEIGELPLDAQARLLRVLQEGEIRRIGSVETRHVDVRLIAATHRDLRALSKTGEFRLDLYYRLNVMQIDLPPLREREDDVLRIAEVLLEKACKRHHREGLRLSRAARREIRDYPWPGNVRELENALERGVILAEGHLIHPDDLGLSGSPASQPRGTTEPRPMPANPAVEDEENAEEDLSLEDYFQHFVLEHQDHMSETELAQKLGISRKCLWERRQRLGIPRKKQARRSSA